The Pseudomonas sp. B21-023 genomic interval CTGCTTGATCTGGGTGTTGCCGACGCTGGCGGCGGTGGGGCTGCTGGCGGCGTTGTACAGGCGCACGAAGGTCGAGCCTTTCGGCGCGCTCGGGCCATAGAGGGCGGCGTCGGCGCCAGCGAAGGCCTGCATCGAGGCCAGGGTCAGGCCGGCGGCGAGGGTGAGGGCTTTGGCAATGGAAGTCTTGGTGGTCATGTGCGTGTTCCTCTCTATCTTCAGTGGTCCGTCCGGTTGGACGACAGGGCCAGGTTTTCTTCGGATTTGCGGGAGTTCTTCAGCTGCGCGATCCACTGCGGATCGAAAGCGCTGAGGTCGTTCTTCATTGGCAGATACCGTTCGGGGAATTCCCACACCACGACCTGTGGCGGGGCGTTTTTGAAAGCATCGCTTTGCAGGTACTTGAGCATTGGCAGCAACGGCCCGTGGCCGTCTTCGGCGTAGTTGGCGACGTCGCTGCGCAGGGCCTGTTGCAAGGCGCCGAGGAAGTTCCAGTGCGGGTTGGCGCTGTAGCTGGTGCCTACCAGCGCCACCGGGATACGACTGTCGTCGAACAGCGCGTCGCCACCTTCGACGCCCTCGGCCTGCACCGGGTGGGTCTTGCGTTGTTGCAGGGTGTCGGGAGTGGGCAGCAGGTTGCTGAACAGTGGGTCCAACGGCAGGAAGTTGGTCAGGTCACCCTTGTACGGCGCGCTGGCGCCGGCCTCGGTGATGTACGCCTGTGGCTCGCCGGTGAGCAACTGCTGGCGGTCGACGGCTTCAGCCAACGATTGCGCAACCACTTCGGCGCCCATCGGCGTCCAGTGGGTGTCGGTGCGCAGGAATACCTGGCCGCGGGCCTTGGCCTGCTCCAGCGGCGCCAGCAGGTCGGGGGCGAACACATTGGCCTGGCGCGCCTGGGCGTGGAACTGGTTGAACAGGTCGTCGTGCAGGCTGGCCGGCGTCTCCTTGCCGATGTATTCGGAATAGAGGCGGGCCTTGGCCGGGACGATCGCCAGTACCAGTTGCACGCCCTGGCGTTGCAGTGCGTCGCGCACCCCACGCACCAGGGCCAGGTTGTCCTGCATCTGTTGCTGCGCGCCGACGGTGGGGTTGAATTCCTCGTCGGTGAACAGCCACTGGTCGCGGCCCAGCACCACGCCGGGGCGGCCTTCGTTGAACAGCTTGAAGTCCAGCGCGGCCCACAGGTTGGTGCCGACGCGCTTGATCGGGAACTGCTCGTCGTAGTGGGTTTCGGCGGCCTTGGCCAGCTTGCCGTCGAGCAGGGTCATCTGCCCGGTGCGGTTGAAACTTTCCAGCCCGCCGACCGACCATGCGCCCAACCCGACCAGCAGGCCCATGAACGACAGCGAATAGGTGATACGAAGTGTCCGGTTCATGATCGGGGCCTCAGAACTGGAAGTAGAGGAAAGGCGAGTAGCTCTGCGCCGAGAGCTTGAGCACCGAGGCGACGAACAGCAGCAGGACCAGGGCGCGGGTCATGATCCGCGTCCAGTCCAGCCCCACCGACCCGTCGGCGTTGATTTGCACGGGCGTTGCCTTTGGCGTTGGCTTGGCGTTGCGGTAGAAATCACGCAGGCCGAAGAACGCCAGGCTGAGGTAGGCGACGACCAGCGTCGCGACCTGCAGGCCGGTGAGCTGGGCGCTGTTGATTTCCGACAGCTGCCAGTCGCCGAAGCTGAACATGGCGCCGTACATGCGGGCGGCCACGTGCAGGTTCTCGGCGCGGAAGATCACCCAGCCGACCACCACCAGCAGGAAGGTGAAGGCCCATTTCACCGGGTTGAAACGCTGTGGATTGGTGTCCAGACCCAGCGCGCGCTCGATGGCCAGCCACAGGCCGTGCCAGGCGCCCCAGATGATGTAGGTGAAGTTGGCGCCGTGCCACAGCCCGCCCAGCAGCATGGTCAGGAACAGGTTGCGGTAGGTGTTGAAGGTGCCTTTGCGGTTGCCGCCCAGGGTGATGTAAAGGTAGTCGCGCAGCCAGGTCGACAGGCTGATGTGCCAGCGCCGCCAGAATTCGGTGATCGACTGGCTGATGTAGGGCTGCTTGAAGTTTTCCATGAAGCGGAAGCCCATCATCAGGCCCAGGCCGATGGCCATGTCGCTGTAGCCGGAAAAGTCGAAGTACAGCTGCGCGGTGTAGGCCAGGGCGCCGAGCCAGGCATCACCGGTGGTGGGGTTCTGCAGGGCGAAGCAGTGGTCGGCGACCACCGCCAGGGTGTCGGCGATGAACACCTTCTTGATGAAACCCTGCATGAAGCGGGTGCAGCCTTCGGAGAACTTGTCCAGGGTGTGGGTGCGGTTGTTGAACTGGTCGACCAGGTCCTTGAAGCGCAGCACGGGGCCGGCGATCAGGTGCGGGAAGATCGCCACGAATGCCGCGAAGTCGATCAGGTTGCGCGTGGCCGGGGTGTCGCCGCGGTACACGTCGATGATGTAGCTGATCGACTCGAAGATGTAGAACGAGATGCCGATCGGCAGCAGCACGTGGGTGAGGATGAACGGCTCCAGCCCCATCGAGGTCATGATCGCGTTGAGGCTGTCGACCCCGAAATTGGCGTACTTGAAGTAGCCGAGGATGCACAGGTCGACGCCCACGCCGAGCAGCAGCCAGCGCTGCGCGGGCTTGGTGCGCACGCCGGCGGCGCCGACTTTCAGGCCGATCCAGTAGTTCCACAGGGTGACCCCGGCGAACAGGGCGAGGAAGTCCACCCGCCACCAGGCGTAGAAGATGTAGCTGGCAACCAGCAGCAGCAGGTTGCGATAGCGATTCCCGCTCACGTAGTACAAGCCGAGGAAAACCGGCAGGAACAGGAACAGGAACACGTTGGACGAGAAGACCATCCCGGTTCTCCTAGTTATGCACAGCACCTGGGGCACAGCGCCCCCCAAACCCCCCAACAAAAAGCTGGAAGGCAACCTAGTCCCCTGTGGGAGCCGGCTTGCCGGCGATGGGCCGCATGGCGGCCCCGGCCATCGCAGGGCAAGGCTTTGCCTTGCATCGCCGGCAAGCCGGCTCCCACAGGGATTGCGTTACTTTTTCTGTTCCGCGCTCGGGTCGTAGACCCGCGTCACATCGCCCCCCAGCCGGAAACTGTTGAACGGTTGCATGTCATGCTTGCGCTCGAGGGTGTCGCCGACGCACTGGTACAGCGCGCACCACGGTTCGAGCCAGGCGTACTTGCTGTCGATCTTCAGGTCCTTGAGGTCCTGTTTCACGCCGGCGCGAGTGTTGAAATGAACAGGGTCGCGGGCACCGGCCAGCACGCCTTCGCCGAGACGCTGCAGAGCGAAGTTGTTTTCCTTACGCAGGTCCACGCCGTTGGCCTGGGCGAAGCTGGCGATCATCGCCAGCGGCGGCAGGGCGTAGTTGTGGTAGGCCAGGGCGCGTTGCTTGCGCTTGACCTCGTTGGGCAGAAAGCCCTGCTCGTCGACCTGGTTGACGCCGACCTTGTATTCCTTCACCGCCCAGTCGAACAGCTCTTGCTGGTCGGTGGCGACGGCGGTGGCCATCACCGACCAGGCCGCCCAGTAGCTGTGGTTGTTGATCTTGTCCAGCGGCAGGTCGCTCCAGTCGCGCACGGTCTGGCGTGCCAGGCGCACAAACCATTTCTCGATCTGCTCGGCCTCGGCGCGGTGCGCCGCCAGTGGCTGCGAGTTGGAGAACTTCAGGCGCAGCCACGAGCCGCTCATGCTGCCCAAGGCCCATTTGCGCATGGACTTGCCGGTATGGTTGTAATCGGTGGACATCAACGCATCGGCCCGTGCCCAGGTGTCGAGCCAGGTCAGGGCGCAGTCCAGTTGCGCCGGGCGGCCATCGCGCATGTACTGGCCGACCATCTTGCTGACACCTTTCTCGAGGGTGGTGATGTCCTCGGTGGATTTGCGGAAGGCTTTTTCCGAGGCGACATTGAGCGTCGCCCGGGCCTTGTCCGAACCTTCGTACTTGCTGCGGAACTGCAGCGCGCCGGTATAGGGCTTGGGCGCCGCTTCGCAGCGGAAATTGCCGTCGCCGGTCTTGAGCTTCTCGATGCCCTCGTAGTAACCCTGGGGCGGCACCAGCGCGGCCTGCGCCCCGCCGCCGAACAGGGCGAGGGCGAGCAGGGCGGGTGCGGTCTTGCTGCTTATGGTGGTCATGGTCGCCTCACTGGCCAGCTTGCGCGGTGTGCTGCGCGGGGCTGGCGAAGTTGTTGCGTTTGCAGAGTTTGGCTTCGACTTTCTGCGTACCGCTTTCTGGCCCTTGTACCTCCAGGGCGAGCAGGTTCTGGCCTGCCCAGTCTTCGTCCTCGCGCATCTGGAAGACAAAGCGCCCGTCGGTGTCGGAGGTCTCGGGCTTCTCGATCTTGATGTCCTCGTGGCGGCCGTTGAGGTACCACAGGGTGGCCTGCAACACCTTCACCGAGGTGTCCTCGAACTTGATGTCGAGCTGGTGGTTGCGGTTGACCAGGTCCTTGATCACGCCGTTCTTGCCATTGACCATCAGCTCGTTCTTGCCGGGCTTGAGGGTGGCGCTGGCGCTCATCTGCGCGGGACGGTCGTCGCAGCCGTCGTCGAGCAGGCCGAGGATCTGCCGCCAGATGGTTTCCTGGTCGAGGCGGTAGAGCGGGGAGAACTCCCAGACCAGGATCTTCGGCGGGTTGTTCTGGAATTCCTCGCTGCCCAGGTACTGGATCATCGAGCCTTCCAGGCCGCCCCCGGGGAAGGCGACGTTGAGCACATCGGCGCCGATGTACTGCTCGAGGAAGCCCGAGAAGTTGTAGTTCTTGCCGCTGTGGCTGGTGCCCACCAGGGTGATCTGCGCGTTGCCCGAATCGCCGAACAGGTCGTCGCCGCCGGCGGCGCCCTTTGGTTCGGTGGCGAACTGGTCCATGTACTGCACCGCATAGCTGGTGCCGCACAGCTGGCCGGCGACGTTGTGCAGGGTGCCGGTCTTGCCCATGCGCCCGGACTTCCTGGTCTCGAACTCCTTGCGCGGGATGCCTTCGAAGGCCGGCATCTTGTGCACCGTGTCGGCCACGATCTTCGCCGCGCGCTCGGCGCCGTAGGGCGTCCAGTGCTGGTCGCCGCGGAAGTAGAAGTCCTTGCCCTGGTCGGCGGCGGCCAGTTGCTCGTTGGTCAGCGGCGACAGGTCGGGCACGTTGTAGCCCATCCTGGCGAAGCGCTGCAGCATGGCCTGGTAGTTGCGCAGCGCCTTCTGGTAATCGAAGGCGGCCTTTTCCTCGGGGTTGAGCATGTTGCGGTTCACCAGGCCGCGGGTCGGCTGGTACACCACCACCAGCTCGACACCACGCTTCTTGAAGGCGTCGTGCACCTGCTGCAGGCGCTTGTAGCCGCCTGGGGTGGTGTCGAACTCGGTGCGCAGGTCCTCACGGGTACGGAACAGCCAGTCGCCCTGGGCTTGCACCAGGGTGGTGAAGTTCTGCTGGTAGCGCGTGGTGTAGCGGCTGGCGTCGTGAGCCTCGGGGCATAGCTGGCAGCACGGTTCGGCGCTGAAGGTCGGTGCCTTGACGTCTTCGGCGCGCACGCCCTGGCTGATGGCCAGGAGGGCGGCGGACAGGCCCAGCAGTTTCATCAGGTGTGGAGTCATGGTCTGGGCTTCCTTAGTCGATCATTTCGGTCTGGCGTTCGACCGGGTCGATCAGCACGGCCTTCTGCTGGCGCACCAGCAGGTCGAGGATTTCGTCCTGGCGCTCGCCAAGCACGCCGTTGAAGCTGATGCCGTTGGCC includes:
- a CDS encoding alginate O-acetyltransferase; its protein translation is MTPHLMKLLGLSAALLAISQGVRAEDVKAPTFSAEPCCQLCPEAHDASRYTTRYQQNFTTLVQAQGDWLFRTREDLRTEFDTTPGGYKRLQQVHDAFKKRGVELVVVYQPTRGLVNRNMLNPEEKAAFDYQKALRNYQAMLQRFARMGYNVPDLSPLTNEQLAAADQGKDFYFRGDQHWTPYGAERAAKIVADTVHKMPAFEGIPRKEFETRKSGRMGKTGTLHNVAGQLCGTSYAVQYMDQFATEPKGAAGGDDLFGDSGNAQITLVGTSHSGKNYNFSGFLEQYIGADVLNVAFPGGGLEGSMIQYLGSEEFQNNPPKILVWEFSPLYRLDQETIWRQILGLLDDGCDDRPAQMSASATLKPGKNELMVNGKNGVIKDLVNRNHQLDIKFEDTSVKVLQATLWYLNGRHEDIKIEKPETSDTDGRFVFQMREDEDWAGQNLLALEVQGPESGTQKVEAKLCKRNNFASPAQHTAQAGQ
- a CDS encoding alginate O-acetyltransferase; amino-acid sequence: MNRTLRITYSLSFMGLLVGLGAWSVGGLESFNRTGQMTLLDGKLAKAAETHYDEQFPIKRVGTNLWAALDFKLFNEGRPGVVLGRDQWLFTDEEFNPTVGAQQQMQDNLALVRGVRDALQRQGVQLVLAIVPAKARLYSEYIGKETPASLHDDLFNQFHAQARQANVFAPDLLAPLEQAKARGQVFLRTDTHWTPMGAEVVAQSLAEAVDRQQLLTGEPQAYITEAGASAPYKGDLTNFLPLDPLFSNLLPTPDTLQQRKTHPVQAEGVEGGDALFDDSRIPVALVGTSYSANPHWNFLGALQQALRSDVANYAEDGHGPLLPMLKYLQSDAFKNAPPQVVVWEFPERYLPMKNDLSAFDPQWIAQLKNSRKSEENLALSSNRTDH
- a CDS encoding mannuronate-specific alginate lyase, coding for MTTISSKTAPALLALALFGGGAQAALVPPQGYYEGIEKLKTGDGNFRCEAAPKPYTGALQFRSKYEGSDKARATLNVASEKAFRKSTEDITTLEKGVSKMVGQYMRDGRPAQLDCALTWLDTWARADALMSTDYNHTGKSMRKWALGSMSGSWLRLKFSNSQPLAAHRAEAEQIEKWFVRLARQTVRDWSDLPLDKINNHSYWAAWSVMATAVATDQQELFDWAVKEYKVGVNQVDEQGFLPNEVKRKQRALAYHNYALPPLAMIASFAQANGVDLRKENNFALQRLGEGVLAGARDPVHFNTRAGVKQDLKDLKIDSKYAWLEPWCALYQCVGDTLERKHDMQPFNSFRLGGDVTRVYDPSAEQKK
- a CDS encoding MBOAT family protein, which codes for MVFSSNVFLFLFLPVFLGLYYVSGNRYRNLLLLVASYIFYAWWRVDFLALFAGVTLWNYWIGLKVGAAGVRTKPAQRWLLLGVGVDLCILGYFKYANFGVDSLNAIMTSMGLEPFILTHVLLPIGISFYIFESISYIIDVYRGDTPATRNLIDFAAFVAIFPHLIAGPVLRFKDLVDQFNNRTHTLDKFSEGCTRFMQGFIKKVFIADTLAVVADHCFALQNPTTGDAWLGALAYTAQLYFDFSGYSDMAIGLGLMMGFRFMENFKQPYISQSITEFWRRWHISLSTWLRDYLYITLGGNRKGTFNTYRNLFLTMLLGGLWHGANFTYIIWGAWHGLWLAIERALGLDTNPQRFNPVKWAFTFLLVVVGWVIFRAENLHVAARMYGAMFSFGDWQLSEINSAQLTGLQVATLVVAYLSLAFFGLRDFYRNAKPTPKATPVQINADGSVGLDWTRIMTRALVLLLFVASVLKLSAQSYSPFLYFQF